CGCACCATGAGCGCGGCGGCCGGCACCTCGATCATCGCCCCCAGTTGCACCGGCCCATGCGCCACGCCGCGCGCATCCAGCTCGGCGCGGGCCATCTCCACCTGGGCGAGGGTCTGCTGGATCTCGCTCACGTGCGCGAGCATCGGGAACAGCAGGTTCACCGGGCCATGCACGGCCGCGCGCAGCACGGCGCGCAGCTGCGTGCGGAACATGGCCGGATCGGCCAGGCTCCAGCGGATGGCGCGCAGGCCGAGCGCGGGGTTCAGGTAGCTGTCCTTGTAGCCCTTGTCGAGCGGCTTGTCGGCCCCCACGTCGATGGTGCGCAGCGTGACGGGCATGCCGTTCATGCCCTGCACCGCCTCGCGGTAGGCCTGGTACTGCTCTTCCTCACCCGGCAGGTGGCCGTTGCGCCCCATGAACATGAATTCGCTGCGGAACAGGCCCACGCCCGCAGCGCCGCCGCGCAGCGCAGCGGCCGCGTCGGCAGGCTGCTCGATGTTGGCCAGCAGCTCGATCTTCTGCCCATCCAGCGTGACCGCCGGGGTATGGCGCAGGCGCGACAGGCGCTCGCGCTCCAGCGTGGTCTGGCGCTGGCGGAAACCGTATTCGGCCAAGATGATGGGCGACGGGTCCACGATCATCACGCCGGCATCGCCGTCGATGATGACCCAGTCGTCCTGCCGCACCAGCTGGCTGGCGGCGCGCGCGCCCACCACCGCGGGGATGTCCATGCTGCGCGCCACGATGGCCGTGTGCGAGGTCTTGCCGCCCACGTCCGTCACGAAACCGGCGAACACGCTCTTCTTGAACTGCAGCATGTCGGCCGGCGACAGGTCGTGGGCCACCAGCACGAGGGGCACGTCCACCGTGTCGTCCAGCAGCAGGTCCTGCTGGTTGCTGCGGCGGGGGCTGCTGGGCGGCGGCGCCACCGGGCTGGCCACGCCTTTCATGTGGCGTAGGACGCGTTCCACCACCTGCTCCAGATCGGCCTTGCGCTCGCGCAGGTACTCGTCCTCCATCTCGTCGAACTGGCGCGCGATGACCTCCAGCTGGGTGGTCAGCGCCCATTCGGCGTTGTAGAGGCGGTCGGTGATCCAGTGCTTGACGCCGCTCACCAGCGCCTCGTCCTGCAGCAGCATCATGTGCACGTCGAGCAGCGCCGCCAGTTCGGGGGGCGCATCGTGCGGCATCTCGGCCTGCAGGCGCTGCAGCTCCTCCACCACGGCGTTGCGGCCGTTGCGCACGCGCACGATCTCCGCGCCGACCTGGTCCGCGTCGATGAAATAGTGCGCCACGTCCACGCGGCTCGACGCGACCAGCACGGCGCGCCCGATGGCGATGCCGCGGGCGACCGCCAGACCGTGGACGGCGAACGTCATGGCGCTGGCGCTCCTGGCCTGCCCGCGGCGCGCGCAGGCTGGCAGGCGGCGCGGCAGGCGATCAGCGCGGGCCGCACATCACTCCCCTTCGCCGAACTTGCCGTCAATCAGGGCCCGAAGCGCATCCATGGCTTCCTGCTCCTGCGCGCCGTTGGTCTCCAATTCGACCGTCGAGCCCAGCCCCGCGGCCAGCATCATGACGCCCATGATGCTTTTGGCATTGATGCGCCGCTCGCCCTTGGCCAGCCAGACATCGCACGGAAAACTGCCTGCCAGCTTCGTGAGCTTGGCGGACGCCCGGGCATGCAGGCCCAGCTTATTGCTGATGGTGATGGTCGTCTTGATCATGGTGGGAACGTCGTATCTGGTTCTGCGGGGCCGAGATCGCCACCTGCATCACGCCCTGGGTGCCGCCGACCACCGCGCGAGAAACGAGCGCCTCCAGCGGTTCGTGCCGGTAGCTCACGGTGCGCAGCAGCATGGGCAGATTCACACCGGTGACCAGCCGCGAATGCTCGCCATCCACCAGGCGCTGCGCGACGTTGCACGGCGTGGCGCCGAATACGTCGGTCAGCACCAGCGTGGGCGAATCGCCTTCGTGCGAGGCCAGCAGGATGCGTGCGGTGGCCAGGGTCTCTTCGGGCGGCGTGTGGGGATGCACGTCGAACGCGAGCACCTCCTCGCCACAGTCGGGAAACACATGGAGAGCGCACTCGCGCAGCGCATGGGCCAGCGGGGAGTGGGCGATGATGAGGATGCGCGTGCTGCTCATGGGGCAATGGAGTGAACCGCATTATGGCGCCGCGTGCAGCCCTCGATGGGCATTCGCAGCCCGCGCGCGAGGCCTGAGGAAGGAGAGGCGACTCCGATCATGGCAGCGCCAGTCCGGCAAAGAACGTGTCCGCGACCGCCATGCGCGGGGCGGCCGTATAGACCACCGCGTGGTACAGACGCGCCTGCCGCCCTTCCATGCGGGCAAACCAGACGGCTTGCGCGGTCACCGCACCGCCGTCGCTGCGCCGCCCCTGGGCTTGCAGCCGCACCGACTGCGGCAGGGCCAAGGCACCGGCCGGCACGAAGGCAACAGCACCCGCTTCGGCATCCCCTGCCGCCGGCGCCTGCATGCGTGCCAGCACCGCCGCCCGCCACTGCGCGAGGACAGCGCCCGCCTGCGAGGGGTCTTCGACCACCATGTGCGAAACGGCAAACGTCGCGCCATCGGCCTCGCAGCCCACCATGGCCAGATCCGCGGGCCGCCCACCCAGATCCACCGGCCGTGTGGCGTGATCCGGCTTGCAAGGCAGCAGCACCGTGAGGCCGGCGCTTTCGAGTGGCACGCTGCGCCAGTTCAGCGCGGGGCTGCAGCCGGCGAGCAGCAGGGCCAGCGCAGAGGCGATACCAATTGGGCAATGCATCCGCGCATTATCCGGAGTGCCGCAATGGGCCTGCCGTGGCAAGCCGGTCCGGGGCCTCGGCCTCGCAGGATCAGCGAACTTTCGCAGGGCCTTGCGCTCCATCACCCCGAAGATTCGGACCGTCCGGCAAAATGTCGACAGACAGCTGCACGCACCGTGCAGACACAGGTGGAAAGAGCGCAATGGGCATCAAGCATTGGTTGGGCGCCGCGGCAGTGGCGGCATTCGCAGGCATCGGCGCCTTCGTGTTCCTGGGCGCCGGCACGTCCCAGGCACCGCAGTCGACCTTTGTGCTGCTGGACGGCTCCAAGAAGACCACCGCCGATCTGCACGGCCAGGTCACCCTGGTCAACTTCTGGGCCACCAGTTGCGTCACCTGCGTGGCAGAGATGCCCGAGGTCGTGGCGACCTACCAGAAGTACCGGGCACAGGGCTTCGACACCTTGGCCGTCGCCATGAGCTACGACCCACCGAGCTATGTGGTGAATTTCGCCGAAACCCGCCAACTGCCGTTCAAGGTCGCCATCGACAACACCGGCGCGGTGGCCCAGGCTTGGGGTGACGTCAAGCTCACCCCGTCCACCTTCATCGTCAACAAGCGCGGCGAGATCGTCAAGACCTATGTCGGGGCTCCCGACTTCCCCGAGCTCCATCGGCTCATCGAGCGCCTGCTGGCAGAGACCTGATCCCCGCTCCACGGCTTGGGCGGCCAACCGCCGGTTGAATGGGCCGGGCAGAGCCCGCTACACTGGCAACTCCTTCGTTCCTAGCAACCGCCTGTGGACCAGCCCTCCGTGGCCCTGCTGACGCCGACCCTTCCGGCTGAGATGGACGCTGTGCGCGACATCTTCCGGGAATATGCCGACAGCTTGGGCATCGACCTGTATTTCCAGAACTTCGAGGCCGAACTGGCCACTCTGCCGGCGGACTATGCACCGCCGCGTGGCCAGCTCCTGCTGGCGGAAGTGGACGGTGCCATCGCGGGCTGCTGTGCCCTGCGCCCCATGGACAACGCCGATTACCCCAACGCCAGCGAAATGAAGCGCCTGTATGTGCGCAAGGCATTCCGCGGTTTCGGTCTCGGCCGGCAACTGGCAGAGGCCATTCTCGATGCGGCGCGGCAAGCGGGATATGCCTGCGTGCTGCTCGATACGCTTGATGGCATGGAATCGGCTCGTGCGCTGTATGCCGACCTGGGCTTCGAAGAAATTCCGCCCTACTATCACAACCCCATCGCAGGGTCGCACTACCTCAAGGCGGATATCGATTAAGGCACAGCGAGCGCGCGAAGGGGCGGAGCATCCCGGCGCCTTCGCCGCCATGGCCAGCGTGGTGCTTGGCACAACGGTCCGTATCGACCCCGGGGACCGTCCTGCCATCACCAGCGCCATGCGATGAGGTCACCGAACAAACCGCATCGCGCTGGACACGGAACGGGCAATTTTCTCTCCCGTCCCCGAACCAACGGCACCTTTTGTGTTCAGCCCTTGGCCTGTGCCAACAGCGTCGCCGCGTCGCTCACTTCGAACTTGCCGGGCGCTTCGATGTTCAGCGATGCCACCTTGCCATCTTTCACCAGCATCGAATACCGATTGCTGCGCAGGCCCAGACCCTTGCCGTTCAGATCCAGCGTCAGGCCCGTGGCCTTGGCAAAAGCAGCATCGCCGTCCGCCAGCATGCGCACCTTGCCCTGGGTCTTCTGATCGCGCGCCCAGGCGCCCATCACGAACGCGTCATTCACGCTCAGGCACCAGATCTCGTCCACACCCGCAGCCTTGAAGGCCTCGGCCTGCTCCACATACCCAGGAACATGCTTGGCGGAACAGGTCGGCGTAAAGGCACCTGGCACGGCAAATAGCGCGATGGTCTTGCCGGTGGTGGCCTGGTCCACTGCGACAGGGTTGGGACCGAGGCTGCAACCGTCGCCTTCGACTTCAGAATATTCCATCAAGGTGATGGCAGGCAGGGTTTCACCGACTTTGATCATGCTGGGCTCCTAGGGTGTGGAATGAGGGACCTGCAGAACGCGGGCCCCAAAAAACAAAACGGCCCAGCATTGTGGGTCGTTTTGAGCGGCTTTGCAGCCAACAAGCCCGTAGGGCTTGTAAGGATCTGCCAATCAGACCAGTGCGGCCTTCTGGACCAGACGGGTGGCAACCCAGTTCTTGGTCTTGGAGATCGGACGGCTTTCCGTGATCTCGATGGTGTCACCCAACTTGTATTCGCCCTTTTCGTCATGGGCGTGGTACTTGCTGGATTTCGCCACGATCTTGCCGTAGAGCTCGTGCTTCACACGGCGCTCGACCAGCACGGTCACGGTCTTCGTACGCTTGTCGCTGACCACCTTGCCAATCAAGGTGCGCTTGAGGGATTTTTTAGCTTCCGTCATGTGGGCTCCTTACTTGGCGGCTTGCTTTTCAGCAAGAATGGTCTTGGCACGAGCGATATCCCGACGGGTGATACGCAGCGTATTGGTGTTTGCCAGTTGTTGCGTGGCCTTCTGCATGCGCAGACCGAAGTGGGCCTTTTGCAAGGACTTGATTTCGGTTTCGATGCCAGCGACGTCTTTTTGGCGCAGTTCAGCAGCTTTCGTCATTTCGATTCTCCTGAATTTAAGCGCCAATTTGACGGGCCACGAACGTGGTGCGCAACGGCAGCTTGGCAGCAGCCAGGCGGAACGCTTCACGGGCCAGTTCTTCAGGCACACCGACGATCTCGAACACCACCTTGCCGGGCTGAATTTCAGCCACGTAATACTCGGGGTTGCCCTTACCGTTACCCATCCGAACTTCGGCGGGCTTGGTAGAGATCGGCTTGTCGGGGAACACGCGGATCCAGATACGGCCGCCACGCTTCACGTGACGGGAGATCGCACGGCGTGCGGCCTCGATCTGGCGGGCCGTCAGACGGCCACGGTCCGTGCACTTCAGGCCGAAGTCACCGAAGGCCACCGAATTGCCACGGGTGGCAACGCCGGTGTTACGGCCCTTCTGCTCTTTGCGGTACTTGCGGCGAGCGGGTTGCAGCATCTTTATTCTCCTTTGCCGTCCGCTGCTGTAGCGGGCGCGTCAACCTTGCGAACGCGCTTAACGGCGGTGTTATCGGCGCCACCGGCACCGGCGGGCTTGTCGCTACCGTCTGCAGGTGCCGCATTGGCACCGGCTGGACGGCGTGGACCACCACGGCCTGCACCCGGACGATCGCCACCTGGGCGGCCATCGCGACGCGGGCCACGGGGACGACGCTCTTCTTCTGGACGCGGTGTTTCCACTGCGGGCAGATCGTTGCGGCCCAGCGTATCGCCCTTGTAGACCCAGACCTTGACGCCGATGACGCCGTAGGTGGTCTTGGCTTCGGACGTGCCGTAGTCGATGTCGGCGCGCAGGGTGTGAAGCGGCACGCGACCTTCGCGGTACCACTCGCAACGGGCGATTTCAATCCCGTTCAGACGGCCGGACGACATGATCTTGATGCCCTGGGCACCCAGACGCATGGCGTTTTGCATGGCGCGCTTCATGGCGCGGCGGAACATGATCCGCTTTTCCAGCTGTTGCGTGATGCTGTCGGCGATCAGCTTGGCATCGATTTCGGGCTTGCGCACTTCTTCGATGTTCACTGCGACCGGCACGCCCAGACGCGTAGCGAGTTCCTTCTTCAGGTTCTCGATGTCTTCGCCCTTCTTGCCGATCACCACGCCCGGACGTGCCGAGTAGATGGTGATGCGGGCATTCTTGGCGGGGCGCTCGATCAGGATGCGCGAGACGGCAGCGTTCTTCAGCTTGGCCTTTAGGTATTCGCGCACCTTGATGTCTTCGGCCAGCATGCCGGCGAAGTCACGGTTGCTCGCGTACCAACGGCTGGCCCAGTTGCGGCTGACCGCCAGGCGGAAGCCGGTAGGATGGATTTTCTGTCCCATAGTCTTCCTCGGGCCTTCAGTTGCCAACCGTCACGTACACATGGCACGTGGGCTTGCTGATGCGATTGCCGCGGCCTTTGGCGCGCGCGGTGAAACGCTTGAGCGTGGTGCCTTGTTCGACGTAGATGGTCTTGACCTTCAGTTCGTCGATGTCGGCGCCGTCGTTGTGCTCAGCGTTGGCGATGGCGGACTCCAGCACCTTCTTGACGATTCCTGCAGCTTTTTTCTGCGTGAACGTCAGGATGTTCAGAGCCTGGTCGACCTTCTTGCCGCGGATCAGATCAGCGACCAGACGGCCCTTGTCGACCGACAGACGGACGCCCCGGAGGACTGCACGTGTTTCAGACATGGTCGTTCCTTACTTCTTCTGGACTTTCTTGTCCGCGGGGTGACCCTTGAAGGTGCGCGTCAGGGCGAATTCGCCCAGCTTGTGGCCCACCATCTGGTCAGTGACATACACCGGTACGTGCTGCTTGCCGTTGTGCACGGCAATGGTCAGACCGATGAAATCGGGCAGAACCATGGAGCGACGCGACCAGGTCTTGACTGGTTTCTTGTCCTTGGTCGCAATGGCCTTTTCGACCTTTGCCATCAAGTGGTGGTCAACAAACGGACCCTTTTTGAGAGAGCGAGTCATTTGTTATCCCTTACTTCTTGCGACGCGACACAATCATCACTTGTGTGCGCTTGTTGTTGCGGGTGCGATAACCCTTGGTCAGATTACCCCAAGGATCGACTGCATGGCGGCCTTCGCCGGTGCGGCCTTCGCCACCACCGTGAGGGTGATCCACCGGGTTCATGGCCACGCCACGAACCGTTGGGCGAATACCCATCCAACGCTTCACACCGGCCTTGCCGAGTTGGCGCAGGCTGTGCTCTTCGTTGGCGACTTCGCCGATGGTTGCACGGCACTCGATGTGGATCTTGCGCACTTCGCCAGAGCGCATGCGCACCTGGGCGTACGTGCCTTCACGGGCCAGCAGCGTCGCGGAAGCACCTGCCGAGCGTGCGATCTGTGCACCGGCACCGGGCTTGAGCTCGATGCAGTGGATGGTCGAACCCACGGGGATGTTGCGGATCGGCAGCGTGTTGCCTGCGCGGATCGGGGCTTCGGAGCCGCTCAGGAGCGTGCTGCCGACTTCCAGACCACGGGGGGCAATGATGTAACGGCGCTCGCCGTCGGCATAGCACACCAGAGCGATGTGGGCCGTACGGTTCGGATCGTATTCAATGCGCTCGACCTTTGCGGGGATGCCATCCTTGTTGCGGACGAAATCCACCACACGGTAGTGGTGCTTGTGACCGCCGCCCTTGTGGCGGGTCGTGATGTGACCGTTGTTGTTGCGGCCGGCCTTCTGGAACTGAGGCTCCAGCAGCGGCGCATACGCTTCACCCTTGTACAGGTGGTCACGGGTAACCTTCACCACGGCACGTTGGCCGGGCGAAGTGGGTTTCATTTTGATGACGGCCATGATTACGCGGCCTCCCCGGACAGGTTCAGCTCTTGACCTGGTTGCAGCGTGACATAAGCCTTGCGCACGTTGTCGCGACGGCCCATGGTCTTGCCAAAACGCTTGGCCTTGCCTTTGGTGTTCACCACAGAAACGCCCTTGACCTCGACCTTGAACATCAATTCCACAGCGGCCTTGATTTCTGGCTTGGTTGCGTTCTGCAGCACCTTGAACGTCACAGCATTGGACTTCTCGGCAACCATGGTGGCCTTTTCGGACACGATGGGAGCGACCAGCACTTGCATCAGACGACCTTCGTCAAACTTGGGCGTGCTCATGCGAACATCTCCTTGAGTTTGTCGATCGCGCCCTTGGTGACGAGCACTTTCTTGTAGTGCACCAGCGACACGGGGTCTGCGTAACGGGGTTCGACGATGAACACGTTCTTCAGATTGCGCGAAGCAAGGTACAGGTTTTCGTCCACTTCGTCGGCGATCACCATCACCGACTGCAGGTTCATCGCCTTGAACTTGTCGGCGAGCACCTTGGTCTTGGGGCTTTCCAGCGTCAGCGAGTCCACCACGGCCAGACGGCCTTCACGGGCCAGCTGCGAAAAGATCGCTGCCATGCCAGCGCGGTACATCTTCTTGTTGATCTTCTGCGTGAAGTTTTCTTCAGGCAGATTCGGGAAGATGCGACCGCCCCCACGCCACAGAGGCGAGGAGGTCATACCGGCGCGAGCGCGGCCGGTGCCTTTTTGCTTGAAAGGCTTCTTGGTGGAGTGCTTGACCTGCTCGCGGTCTTTTTGAGCACGCGTGCCTTGGCGGGCATTGGCCTGGTAAGCCACCACGATCTGGTGAACCAGATCTTCGTTGTATTCGCGACCGAACACGGTTTCGGGCGCATCGAACTTCGATGCGGCCTGGCCTTGGTCATTCAGGAGTTCGAGCTGCATTAGTTCGCTCCCTTGGAAGCTTTGGCCTTGACTGCTGGACGCACCGTCACGAACCCACCCTTGGAGCCCGGAATGGCGCCCTTGATCAAGAGCAGTTGACGCGCTTCGTCGATGCGGATGACATCGAGGTTTTGCGTGGTCTTGGTGACATCGCCCAGGTGGCCGGTCATGCGCTTACCGGGGAACACGCGACCGGGGTCTTGTGCCATACCGATGGAGCCAGGCACATTGTGCGAACGGCTGTTACCGTGCGATGCGCGCTGCGAGGCCATGTTGTGGCGCTTGATCGTGCCAGCGTAGCCCTTGCCGATCGACGTGCCTTGCACGTCCACCTTCTGGCCCACGGTGAACAGCGTCACGGGGACGGTGGAACCGACGGCGTACTGGGCGGCGACGTCAGCGGTCACGCGGAATTCGCGGATCACTTCGCCGGCTTCGACGCCGGCCTTTGCCAGATGGCCCGCTGCGGGCTTGGTCACACGCGATGCCTTGCGCGAACCAAACGTGACCTGCAAGGCCACGTAGCCATCGTTCTCTTGGGTTTTAACCTGGGTCACGCGGTTGTTGGACACATCCACCACCGTGACGGGCACTGCGTCCCCGTCATCGGTGAACAGACGCATCATGCCCACCTTGCGGCCCAGCAACCCTTGGGAGTTGCTTTGACTCATTGATTTTCTCCAAAACTTTCACCGCCTCGACTTCAATTGGCCAAAGCGTTTGCACAACGTTTGCACCGCCGTGCGCGAAAGAAGGTTGATAAAACTCCGCCGCCGTCACGCAAAGCGCAAAAAAGGCGAAGCCGCAAAGTATAACGCGGACTGCTTTTGCAAGCAAGTCCGCGTTATGTGTTGGCGCGCAGCAACCGCCGCGCCCCGGAGCCGTCAGATTACTGCAGCTTGATTTCGACGTCCACGCCAGCCGGCAGGTCGAGCTTCATCAGCGCGTCCACCGTCTTGTCCGTCGGATCGACGATGTCCATCAGGCGCTGGTGCGTGCGGATTTCGAGCTGGTCGCGGCTGGTCTTGTTGACGTGCGGCGAACGCAGGATGTCGAAACGCTTCATGCGCGTCGGCAGGGGCACGGGGCCCTTGACGATGGCGCCGGTGCGCTTGGCGGTATCAACGATCTCGGCAGCGGACTGGTCGATCAGCTTGTAATCAAACGCCTTCAGGCGGATGCGGATTTTTTGCTTGGACATGGCAAGTTCCTTTGTGCCTGAGGCTTAAGCAATGATCTTGGCCACGACGCCGGCGCCGACGGTGCGACCGCCTTCACGGATGGCGAAGCGCAGGCCTTCTTCCATGGCGATGGGGTTGATCAGCTTGACGGTGATCGACACGTTGTCGCCGGGCATGACCATTTCCTTGTCGGCTGGCAGCTCGATGGCGCCAGTCACGTCGGTCGTGCGGAAGTAGAACTGAGGACGGTAGTTGTTGAAGAAAGGCGTGTGACGGCCACCTTCGTCCTTGGACAGCACGTACACCTCGGCGGTGAAGTGCGTGTGCGGCTTGATGGAGTTGGGCTTGCACAGCACTTGGCCGCGTTCCACGTCTTCGCGCTTGGTACCGCGCAGCAGCAGGCCGACGTTGTCGCCAGCCTGGCCTTGGTCCAGCAGCTTGCGGAACATTTCCACGCCCGTGCAGGTGGTCTTTTGCGTGTCGCGGATACCGACGATTTCGATTTCTTCGCCGACCTTGATGATGCCGCGCTCGATACGGCCCGTCACCACGGTGCCGCGACCGGAGATCGAGAACACATCTTCCACGGGCATCAGGAATGCGCCGTCCACAGCGCGCTCGGGCGTGGGGATGTACGAGTCCAGGGCTTCGGCCAGCTTCATGATGGCTTCTTCACCCAGGGCGCCCTTGTCGCCTTCCAGGGCGAGCTTGGCGGAACCGCGGATGATGGGGGTGTCGTCGCCTGGGAAGTTGTACTTGTCCAGGAGTTCGCGCACTTCCATTTCGACGAGTTCAAGCAGCTCTTCGTCGTCGACCATGTCGCACTTGTTCAGGAACACGATGATGTAAGGCACGCCCACTTGGCGGGCCAGCAGGATGTGCTCGCGGGTCTGGGGCATGGGGCCGTCAGCGGCCGAGCACACCAGGATGGCGCCGTCCATCTGGGCAGCGCCGGTGATCATGTTCTTCACATAGTCGGCGTGACCGGGGCAGTCCACGTGGGCGTAGTGGCGGTTGGCCGTTTCGTATTCCACGTGGGCGGTATTGATCGTGATGCCGCGGGCCTTTTCTTCGGGCGCTGCGTCGATCTGGTCGTATGCCTTGGCTTCGCCGCCGAACTTGGAGGACAGCACCGTGGCGATGGCCGCCGTCAGCGTCGTCTTGCCATGGTCCACGTGACCGATGGTGCCCACGTTCACGTGGGGCTTGGTACGTTCGAACTTACCTTTTGCCATTTTGAATCTCCAAAGAGCAATGCCTGTGTCAGGGTTTAACGTCTGCACCCGATTGCTGAGTCGTCCCGCACAGGGCAACAGGACGGCACCGGGTCGCAGATTGCAAGGATCTTGCTGCTATTTTTTTCATAGCTGCCAGCGCTTACTCGATAAGCGCTGGCAGCCAATTCCATAAAACCAACCGAAAGGGACCGCCGAAGCCGCCCCTTCCCTTGCCAATTACTTGGCGCGTGCAGCCATGATGGCTTCCGACACGTTGCGAGGGGCTTCGCTGTAGTGCTTGAATTCCATCGAGTAGGTGGCGCGGCCTTGCGTTGCGGAGCGCAGCGAGGTCGAGTAGCCGAACATTTCCGACAGGGGCACTTCCGCCTTGATGGCCTTGCCGCCGCCGACCATGTCGTCCATGCCCTGCACCATGCCACGGCGGGACGACAAGTCGCCCATCACCGTACCGGCGTAGTCTTCCGGCGTTTCGACTTCCACGGCCATCATGGGCTCGAGAATCACGGGGTTGGCCTTGCGGCAACCTTCCTTGAAACCGAAGATGGCGGCCATCTTGAACGCGAGTTCGTTCGAGTCCACATCGTGGTACGAACCGAAGTGCAGCGTGACCTTGACGTCCACCACCGGGTAGCCGGCCAGCACGCCTTGCGTGACGGCTTCGTTGATGCCCTTTTCCACCGCGGGGATGAATTCGCGAGGAACCACACCGCCCTTGATGGCGTCGACGAATTCGATGCCCTTGCCGGCTTCGTTCGGCTCGATCTTGAGCACGACGTGGCCGTACTGGCCCTTACCACCGGACTGGCGGACGAACTTGCCTTCGGCCTCTTCCACCGTCTTGCGGATGGTTTCTCGGTAGGCCACTTGAGGCTTGCCCACGTTGGCTTCCACGC
This region of Acidovorax sp. GBBC 1281 genomic DNA includes:
- the ptsP gene encoding phosphoenolpyruvate--protein phosphotransferase, with the protein product MTFAVHGLAVARGIAIGRAVLVASSRVDVAHYFIDADQVGAEIVRVRNGRNAVVEELQRLQAEMPHDAPPELAALLDVHMMLLQDEALVSGVKHWITDRLYNAEWALTTQLEVIARQFDEMEDEYLRERKADLEQVVERVLRHMKGVASPVAPPPSSPRRSNQQDLLLDDTVDVPLVLVAHDLSPADMLQFKKSVFAGFVTDVGGKTSHTAIVARSMDIPAVVGARAASQLVRQDDWVIIDGDAGVMIVDPSPIILAEYGFRQRQTTLERERLSRLRHTPAVTLDGQKIELLANIEQPADAAAALRGGAAGVGLFRSEFMFMGRNGHLPGEEEQYQAYREAVQGMNGMPVTLRTIDVGADKPLDKGYKDSYLNPALGLRAIRWSLADPAMFRTQLRAVLRAAVHGPVNLLFPMLAHVSEIQQTLAQVEMARAELDARGVAHGPVQLGAMIEVPAAALMVRSFLKYFDFLSIGTNDLIQYTLAIDRADEAVAHLYDPLHPAVLQLVAQVIAEGERQGKSVCVCGETAGDVSMTRLLLGLGLRSFSMHPAQILAVKQEVLRADTRKLGPWAQGVLASDDPAALLAE
- a CDS encoding HPr family phosphocarrier protein encodes the protein MIKTTITISNKLGLHARASAKLTKLAGSFPCDVWLAKGERRINAKSIMGVMMLAAGLGSTVELETNGAQEQEAMDALRALIDGKFGEGE
- a CDS encoding PTS sugar transporter subunit IIA — protein: MSSTRILIIAHSPLAHALRECALHVFPDCGEEVLAFDVHPHTPPEETLATARILLASHEGDSPTLVLTDVFGATPCNVAQRLVDGEHSRLVTGVNLPMLLRTVSYRHEPLEALVSRAVVGGTQGVMQVAISAPQNQIRRSHHDQDDHHHQQ
- a CDS encoding TlpA disulfide reductase family protein, producing the protein MGIKHWLGAAAVAAFAGIGAFVFLGAGTSQAPQSTFVLLDGSKKTTADLHGQVTLVNFWATSCVTCVAEMPEVVATYQKYRAQGFDTLAVAMSYDPPSYVVNFAETRQLPFKVAIDNTGAVAQAWGDVKLTPSTFIVNKRGEIVKTYVGAPDFPELHRLIERLLAET
- a CDS encoding GNAT family N-acetyltransferase, which encodes MDQPSVALLTPTLPAEMDAVRDIFREYADSLGIDLYFQNFEAELATLPADYAPPRGQLLLAEVDGAIAGCCALRPMDNADYPNASEMKRLYVRKAFRGFGLGRQLAEAILDAARQAGYACVLLDTLDGMESARALYADLGFEEIPPYYHNPIAGSHYLKADID
- a CDS encoding peroxiredoxin, translated to MIKVGETLPAITLMEYSEVEGDGCSLGPNPVAVDQATTGKTIALFAVPGAFTPTCSAKHVPGYVEQAEAFKAAGVDEIWCLSVNDAFVMGAWARDQKTQGKVRMLADGDAAFAKATGLTLDLNGKGLGLRSNRYSMLVKDGKVASLNIEAPGKFEVSDAATLLAQAKG
- the rpsQ gene encoding 30S ribosomal protein S17, encoding MTEAKKSLKRTLIGKVVSDKRTKTVTVLVERRVKHELYGKIVAKSSKYHAHDEKGEYKLGDTIEITESRPISKTKNWVATRLVQKAALV
- the rpmC gene encoding 50S ribosomal protein L29; this translates as MTKAAELRQKDVAGIETEIKSLQKAHFGLRMQKATQQLANTNTLRITRRDIARAKTILAEKQAAK
- the rplP gene encoding 50S ribosomal protein L16; this translates as MLQPARRKYRKEQKGRNTGVATRGNSVAFGDFGLKCTDRGRLTARQIEAARRAISRHVKRGGRIWIRVFPDKPISTKPAEVRMGNGKGNPEYYVAEIQPGKVVFEIVGVPEELAREAFRLAAAKLPLRTTFVARQIGA
- the rpsC gene encoding 30S ribosomal protein S3, translating into MGQKIHPTGFRLAVSRNWASRWYASNRDFAGMLAEDIKVREYLKAKLKNAAVSRILIERPAKNARITIYSARPGVVIGKKGEDIENLKKELATRLGVPVAVNIEEVRKPEIDAKLIADSITQQLEKRIMFRRAMKRAMQNAMRLGAQGIKIMSSGRLNGIEIARCEWYREGRVPLHTLRADIDYGTSEAKTTYGVIGVKVWVYKGDTLGRNDLPAVETPRPEEERRPRGPRRDGRPGGDRPGAGRGGPRRPAGANAAPADGSDKPAGAGGADNTAVKRVRKVDAPATAADGKGE
- the rplV gene encoding 50S ribosomal protein L22, producing the protein MSETRAVLRGVRLSVDKGRLVADLIRGKKVDQALNILTFTQKKAAGIVKKVLESAIANAEHNDGADIDELKVKTIYVEQGTTLKRFTARAKGRGNRISKPTCHVYVTVGN
- the rpsS gene encoding 30S ribosomal protein S19, whose protein sequence is MTRSLKKGPFVDHHLMAKVEKAIATKDKKPVKTWSRRSMVLPDFIGLTIAVHNGKQHVPVYVTDQMVGHKLGEFALTRTFKGHPADKKVQKK
- the rplB gene encoding 50S ribosomal protein L2: MAVIKMKPTSPGQRAVVKVTRDHLYKGEAYAPLLEPQFQKAGRNNNGHITTRHKGGGHKHHYRVVDFVRNKDGIPAKVERIEYDPNRTAHIALVCYADGERRYIIAPRGLEVGSTLLSGSEAPIRAGNTLPIRNIPVGSTIHCIELKPGAGAQIARSAGASATLLAREGTYAQVRMRSGEVRKIHIECRATIGEVANEEHSLRQLGKAGVKRWMGIRPTVRGVAMNPVDHPHGGGEGRTGEGRHAVDPWGNLTKGYRTRNNKRTQVMIVSRRKK
- the rplW gene encoding 50S ribosomal protein L23 produces the protein MSTPKFDEGRLMQVLVAPIVSEKATMVAEKSNAVTFKVLQNATKPEIKAAVELMFKVEVKGVSVVNTKGKAKRFGKTMGRRDNVRKAYVTLQPGQELNLSGEAA
- the rplD gene encoding 50S ribosomal protein L4, with translation MQLELLNDQGQAASKFDAPETVFGREYNEDLVHQIVVAYQANARQGTRAQKDREQVKHSTKKPFKQKGTGRARAGMTSSPLWRGGGRIFPNLPEENFTQKINKKMYRAGMAAIFSQLAREGRLAVVDSLTLESPKTKVLADKFKAMNLQSVMVIADEVDENLYLASRNLKNVFIVEPRYADPVSLVHYKKVLVTKGAIDKLKEMFA